A region of Paraburkholderia sp. BL23I1N1 DNA encodes the following proteins:
- a CDS encoding DUF1800 family protein has product MATSPNINAAAIALNRFGLGARVDDTPPADPKGWLLAQFEQYQPRPAAWAGQPDSVALSTELVQQRMQINQLNRQSQQNQQGVSEGTANQANAQTSTQNTGQNTAQGASDTTAQTTKQAERKALRGEIVEMYRSSVNARVASALTTQTPFVERLVHFWANHFAVSTEKPGVAALAGSFEAEAIRPHVLGRFEDMLVAVERHPAMQLFLDQTRSVGPDSVAAMRAAERNPGVKRGLNENLAREIMELHTLGVRSGYSQEDVTEFARALTGWSLAGNPGNPGNPGNPGNPGRPGRPGMQPNAAPGTFVFRVALHEPGSRTIMGRRYDQPGEAQALAILHDLASAPATAQHIGGKLARHFIADNPPPEASERLANAFERSGGDLPTVYRTLIDMPQAWSPAAVKFKTPWEWTISSMRGLGWQDLGNLQAAPILTQLGQPVWRPGSPAGYDDIAASWAAPDALVRRVEVAQRFASRVGDRLDARSLGQTLLAGSLSAPTATAVARADSASTAIALLLVSPDFQRR; this is encoded by the coding sequence ATGGCTACCTCACCGAACATCAATGCCGCGGCGATTGCGCTGAACCGCTTCGGTCTTGGCGCGCGTGTCGACGACACACCGCCTGCCGATCCCAAGGGGTGGCTGCTCGCGCAGTTCGAGCAGTATCAGCCGCGGCCTGCCGCATGGGCGGGTCAGCCTGATTCGGTGGCGCTGTCCACCGAACTGGTGCAGCAGCGTATGCAGATCAACCAGTTGAACCGGCAAAGTCAGCAGAATCAGCAGGGCGTTAGCGAAGGCACGGCCAATCAGGCGAATGCGCAAACCAGCACGCAAAACACCGGGCAAAACACTGCGCAAGGTGCATCGGACACCACCGCTCAAACTACTAAGCAAGCCGAACGAAAAGCACTGCGCGGCGAAATTGTCGAAATGTATCGTTCCTCGGTGAACGCGCGTGTTGCAAGCGCGCTGACCACGCAGACGCCTTTCGTCGAGCGGCTGGTTCATTTCTGGGCGAACCACTTCGCGGTATCCACGGAGAAGCCTGGTGTCGCGGCACTGGCCGGCTCCTTCGAAGCGGAAGCGATTCGCCCGCACGTGCTCGGCCGTTTCGAAGACATGCTGGTCGCGGTCGAACGTCATCCGGCCATGCAGTTGTTTCTCGATCAAACGCGCTCGGTCGGACCGGACAGCGTGGCGGCCATGCGCGCCGCAGAACGCAATCCGGGCGTGAAGCGCGGTCTCAATGAGAACCTGGCGCGCGAAATCATGGAGCTGCATACGCTCGGCGTGCGCAGTGGCTATAGCCAGGAAGACGTCACCGAATTCGCCCGCGCGCTGACCGGCTGGAGTCTCGCTGGGAATCCTGGCAATCCCGGCAATCCCGGCAATCCCGGCAATCCGGGCCGGCCGGGCCGGCCGGGCATGCAGCCGAACGCAGCCCCAGGCACCTTCGTGTTTCGCGTCGCGCTGCACGAGCCGGGCTCGAGAACCATCATGGGCCGCCGCTATGACCAACCGGGAGAAGCGCAGGCGCTGGCGATCCTGCACGATCTCGCGAGCGCGCCCGCGACGGCACAGCACATCGGCGGCAAGCTCGCCCGTCACTTCATCGCGGACAATCCGCCGCCTGAAGCGAGCGAGCGGCTGGCGAACGCGTTTGAACGTAGCGGCGGCGATCTGCCAACCGTGTACCGGACGCTGATCGACATGCCGCAGGCGTGGTCGCCGGCCGCCGTGAAGTTCAAGACGCCGTGGGAATGGACCATTTCCTCGATGCGCGGGCTGGGTTGGCAGGACCTGGGCAATTTGCAGGCCGCACCCATCCTGACGCAACTCGGCCAGCCGGTATGGCGTCCGGGTTCGCCCGCTGGTTACGACGACATTGCCGCGAGCTGGGCGGCACCCGACGCGCTCGTGCGCCGGGTCGAAGTGGCGCAGCGCTTCGCGTCGCGCGTCGGCGACCGGCTCGATGCGCGCTCGCTCGGCCAGACCTTGCTGGCCGGCTCGCTCAGCGCGCCGACTGCCACGGCTGTGGCGCGAGCCGACAGCGCATCGACGGCGATCGCGCTGCTGCTGGTCTCGCCGGATTTTCAACGGAGATGA
- a CDS encoding tyrosine-type recombinase/integrase: protein MTELAITLQAFFTDRLIRERHASPCAVAAYRDTWRLLLGFCAKRTGKSPSALDFTDFDISLVCAFLDHLERERRNSVRTRNARLAAIHSLFRYAALRHPEHAATIARVLAILPKRFERAIVTFLTEVEVRALLAAPDRTLWSGRRDYAMLLVAVQTGLRISEVIGLLRTDVHLGAGAHVACQGKGRKDRITPLSVPVANVLRVWLAECEANPAARLFPTRTGTPLSRDAIERRITLHAAKASTACATLANKNVTFHVLRHTAAMRLLEAGVDPTIIALWLGHEYVDTTTYLHAHLGIKEQALARARMPNANPARYRPSDPLLTFLESL, encoded by the coding sequence ATGACTGAACTTGCCATTACTCTGCAAGCATTCTTCACTGATCGACTCATCCGGGAGCGTCACGCGAGTCCATGCGCGGTTGCGGCGTATCGCGATACGTGGCGATTGTTGCTTGGTTTCTGCGCAAAGCGAACAGGCAAATCACCTTCGGCACTTGATTTTACTGATTTCGACATTTCGCTTGTCTGCGCCTTCCTGGACCACCTCGAACGGGAGCGTAGAAACAGCGTGCGTACTCGGAACGCTCGGCTCGCCGCCATCCACTCACTGTTTCGCTACGCGGCGTTACGCCACCCCGAACACGCAGCCACCATCGCTCGGGTGCTGGCGATACTTCCCAAGCGCTTTGAGCGCGCGATCGTTACCTTCCTTACCGAAGTTGAAGTGCGAGCGTTGCTTGCGGCACCCGATCGCACCTTATGGTCAGGACGACGTGACTACGCGATGCTACTGGTCGCGGTGCAAACCGGTTTGCGAATCTCAGAGGTGATCGGCCTGCTACGGACTGACGTTCACCTCGGCGCTGGCGCACATGTCGCCTGTCAGGGTAAGGGCCGAAAGGATCGCATCACACCCTTGAGCGTCCCTGTGGCTAACGTGCTGCGCGTATGGCTTGCCGAGTGTGAAGCCAATCCAGCTGCGCGGTTGTTCCCAACGCGCACCGGTACACCTCTCAGCCGAGACGCGATTGAGCGCCGTATCACTCTCCATGCAGCTAAAGCATCCACTGCGTGTGCGACTTTGGCAAACAAGAACGTTACTTTCCATGTGCTTCGACATACGGCTGCGATGCGGCTTCTGGAAGCGGGAGTCGATCCCACGATAATCGCTCTATGGCTAGGCCATGAATATGTCGACACCACTACCTACCTTCATGCACATCTAGGCATCAAGGAGCAAGCTCTCGCCCGGGCCCGAATGCCGAACGCGAACCCGGCCCGGTATCGTCCCTCCGATCCACTTCTCACCTTCCTGGAATCGCTCTGA
- a CDS encoding RNA polymerase sigma factor encodes MEPHALSERDPDAELLAGVARQDPAAVRSLVARKLPRLLALATRMLGDRMEAEDVAQEVFVRIWKQASRWREGEAKVDTWVHRVALNLCYDRLRGRREVPHDDMPDEIDPAALPDATLEARAQDERVREALAALPARQREALVLNYYQEMSNIDAAALMGITVDALESLLARARRNLRAQLAGSGLSKDKS; translated from the coding sequence GTGGAGCCGCATGCCTTGAGCGAACGCGATCCCGATGCGGAACTGCTGGCAGGAGTTGCCCGGCAGGACCCGGCCGCCGTCCGCTCGCTTGTCGCGCGCAAGCTGCCGCGTCTGCTCGCGCTCGCCACGCGCATGCTGGGCGATCGCATGGAAGCCGAAGACGTGGCGCAGGAGGTCTTCGTGCGAATCTGGAAACAAGCTTCGCGCTGGCGGGAGGGCGAGGCGAAGGTCGATACGTGGGTGCATCGCGTCGCGCTCAATCTTTGCTATGACCGCTTGCGCGGCCGTCGCGAAGTCCCGCACGACGATATGCCCGACGAGATCGACCCAGCCGCATTGCCCGACGCCACCCTCGAAGCACGCGCCCAGGACGAGCGTGTTCGCGAAGCGCTCGCCGCGTTACCGGCACGGCAGCGCGAGGCACTGGTGCTCAACTACTACCAGGAGATGTCGAACATCGACGCTGCCGCCCTGATGGGCATCACGGTCGATGCGTTGGAAAGTCTGCTGGCACGTGCGCGCCGCAATCTGCGCGCCCAACTGGCCGGCAGCGGCCTTAGCAAGGACAAGTCATGA
- a CDS encoding phospholipase C, whose protein sequence is MFRRTLLPIPFAAMLALAACGHNSVNSTTSTPAATVSAQDAVATATPIKHVVVIFGENVSFDHYFATYPQANNPVGEPQFTAAAGTPTVNNLSNNNLIVANPNALSTSPNTAGRTVGAVTIAGLGLPAADLLPFRLDRSQANTSSQNHAYAAEELAYNNGAMDSFPLFTAAGSTIAGSTGAFATKGQVLGYFDGNTVTAMWNYAQNFAMNQNAYTDTYGPSTPGAIEVVSGQNNGVVVTGGTSANAIPDSAGGFTLVGDLDPTGDTCTVAAKSTVTAAMSSSNKNIGDLLNAKGLTWGGFMGGFNLTTTNANGTTGCARSTFSQVLNATKTDYVQHHAWFQYYPTTANPAHTRPSSTAVIGMTDPLDNTATPVHHQYDTDDFFAAVKAGNYPSVSFLKAPAVNDGHPGNSDPIDEQAFVTKVINFLQQQPDWKNTAVIIAYDDSDGWYDHRYTAPKNSSFDSTTAQSAGGATVAGTDNLSGTGQCTATGAVQPQGVSGGAVNGRCGPGTRTPFIVVSPWAKVNFVDDTPITQASVVKFIEDNWLSGQRLGNGSFDATAGSIMCMFDFTGSGNNPTVYLDENPGTKLSAPPAS, encoded by the coding sequence ATGTTTCGTAGAACCCTCTTACCCATCCCGTTTGCCGCGATGCTTGCGCTCGCAGCATGCGGCCACAACAGCGTGAACTCGACGACGTCGACGCCGGCAGCAACGGTGTCGGCGCAGGATGCCGTCGCAACGGCCACGCCGATCAAACACGTCGTGGTGATCTTCGGCGAGAACGTTTCGTTCGACCACTACTTCGCGACCTACCCGCAAGCCAACAACCCGGTCGGCGAGCCGCAATTCACGGCAGCCGCAGGCACGCCGACGGTCAACAACCTCAGCAACAACAACCTGATCGTCGCGAACCCGAATGCGCTGTCGACCTCGCCGAACACGGCGGGCCGCACGGTCGGCGCCGTGACGATCGCGGGTCTCGGCCTGCCGGCTGCCGATCTGCTGCCGTTCCGTCTCGATCGTTCGCAAGCCAATACGTCGAGCCAGAACCACGCCTATGCCGCGGAAGAACTCGCCTATAACAACGGCGCGATGGACTCGTTCCCGTTGTTCACGGCAGCGGGTTCGACGATTGCCGGCAGCACCGGCGCGTTCGCCACGAAGGGCCAGGTGCTCGGTTACTTCGACGGCAATACGGTCACGGCAATGTGGAACTACGCGCAGAACTTCGCGATGAACCAGAACGCGTACACGGACACGTACGGTCCGTCGACGCCTGGCGCAATTGAAGTGGTGTCGGGCCAGAACAACGGCGTCGTGGTAACGGGTGGAACCTCGGCCAACGCGATTCCGGATTCGGCCGGCGGCTTCACGCTGGTCGGCGACCTGGACCCGACCGGCGACACCTGCACGGTCGCGGCAAAGAGCACGGTGACGGCCGCGATGTCGTCGAGCAACAAAAACATCGGCGACCTGCTCAACGCGAAGGGCCTGACGTGGGGCGGCTTCATGGGCGGCTTCAATCTGACGACCACCAATGCCAACGGCACGACCGGTTGCGCACGTTCGACGTTCTCGCAAGTCCTGAACGCGACCAAGACCGACTACGTGCAGCATCACGCGTGGTTCCAGTACTACCCGACCACGGCCAACCCCGCGCATACGCGGCCGTCGTCGACTGCGGTGATCGGCATGACCGATCCGCTCGACAACACGGCAACGCCGGTTCACCACCAGTACGACACCGACGACTTCTTCGCCGCGGTGAAGGCGGGCAACTATCCGTCGGTGAGCTTCCTGAAGGCCCCGGCGGTCAACGACGGTCACCCGGGCAATTCGGACCCAATCGACGAACAGGCTTTCGTCACGAAGGTGATCAACTTCCTGCAGCAACAGCCTGACTGGAAGAACACCGCTGTGATCATCGCTTACGACGATTCGGACGGTTGGTACGACCACCGCTACACGGCGCCGAAGAACTCGTCATTCGATTCGACCACGGCGCAATCCGCGGGCGGCGCGACGGTTGCGGGCACCGACAACCTGAGCGGCACGGGCCAGTGCACGGCAACGGGCGCGGTTCAGCCGCAGGGCGTGAGTGGCGGCGCGGTGAACGGCCGTTGCGGTCCGGGTACGCGTACGCCGTTTATCGTGGTGTCGCCGTGGGCGAAGGTCAACTTCGTCGACGATACGCCGATCACCCAGGCATCCGTGGTGAAGTTCATCGAGGACAACTGGCTCAGCGGTCAACGACTCGGCAACGGTTCGTTCGATGCAACGGCGGGCAGCATCATGTGCATGTTCGACTTCACGGGCTCGGGCAACAATCCGACGGTGTATCTGGATGAGAACCCGGGCACGAAGCTGTCGGCGCCGCCGGCCAGCTGA
- a CDS encoding DUF1501 domain-containing protein: protein MLSRRKFLSVAAAGAGAILVSPQIAFASVATDRRFVFVIQRGAADGLNIVVPYAEPAYATLRGALAIDASNATRLDGTFALHPSLVQTAAMYANHQALFVHAVASPYRDRSHFDGQNVLETGGTSPYQMKDGWLNRLVASMPATRENAIAFAPTVPMALRGKAAVTSYAPSGLPQAPDDLLMRVSQLYDQDAQLRPLWESAMTARGLAGDAGARQDPASLGKLAAGFLSRDDGPRIAMIETGGWDTHTAQNARLANQLKSLDTMLAALRDGMGPLWTRTTVVVATEFGRTAAANGTGGTDHGTGSVAMVLGGSVAGGRVLADWPGLKPGDLYEARDLKPTQSLDALIAGAASESLGLDPQRTAAALFGQTAGMRPMTGLVRA from the coding sequence ATGCTTTCACGCCGCAAGTTTCTAAGCGTTGCCGCTGCAGGCGCGGGCGCGATTCTCGTGTCGCCGCAGATCGCTTTTGCAAGCGTCGCAACCGATCGCCGTTTCGTGTTCGTGATCCAGCGCGGCGCGGCCGACGGCCTGAACATCGTCGTGCCGTATGCCGAGCCCGCCTACGCGACACTGCGCGGCGCGCTGGCGATCGACGCCTCCAACGCGACCCGGCTCGACGGCACCTTCGCGCTGCATCCCTCACTGGTGCAGACCGCCGCGATGTATGCGAATCATCAGGCGCTGTTCGTGCACGCGGTGGCGTCGCCGTACCGCGACCGCTCGCATTTTGATGGGCAGAACGTGCTGGAGACCGGCGGCACGTCGCCGTATCAGATGAAGGACGGCTGGCTGAACCGGCTCGTTGCCTCGATGCCCGCCACACGCGAGAACGCGATCGCCTTCGCGCCGACCGTGCCGATGGCGCTGCGCGGCAAGGCGGCGGTGACGTCGTACGCGCCCTCGGGGTTGCCGCAAGCGCCTGACGATCTGCTCATGCGGGTCTCGCAACTGTACGACCAGGACGCGCAATTGCGCCCGCTCTGGGAATCGGCCATGACCGCGCGCGGCCTCGCAGGCGACGCCGGTGCGCGCCAGGACCCGGCGAGCCTCGGCAAGCTCGCGGCCGGTTTTCTGTCGCGCGACGACGGCCCACGTATTGCGATGATCGAAACCGGTGGCTGGGACACGCATACGGCGCAGAACGCGCGCCTCGCCAATCAGTTGAAATCGCTCGACACCATGCTCGCGGCGTTGCGCGACGGCATGGGGCCGTTGTGGACCAGGACGACGGTTGTCGTGGCAACCGAGTTCGGTAGAACCGCTGCCGCCAATGGGACGGGGGGCACCGATCACGGCACGGGTTCGGTGGCGATGGTGCTGGGCGGATCGGTGGCGGGCGGGCGCGTGCTTGCCGATTGGCCCGGCCTGAAACCGGGCGACCTTTACGAAGCGCGCGATCTCAAGCCGACGCAGTCGCTGGATGCCTTGATCGCCGGCGCCGCGAGCGAAAGCCTCGGACTCGATCCCCAGCGTACCGCCGCCGCGCTATTCGGCCAGACCGCGGGAATGCGGCCAATGACAGGCCTCGTGCGCGCATAA
- a CDS encoding site-specific integrase: MTPLRQRMLHDMQIRNLADNTQKSYLIQVRSFARHFRRSPELLGPDEIRAWLVYLLEERKLAPASLGATIGALRFLYRVTLKRDWSDEDFPLPRKPFRLPVVLSLEEITTFFESVASLKHRTILMTAYAAGLRVSEVVHLKVTDIDSKRMVIRVNQGKNRKDRYVMLSTRLLEILRLYWQDAHPKEWLFPGSIPGRPITRHAVGDACELARKRSGITKPVTPHSLRHAFATHLLEAGTDVRRIQLLMGHRSLSTTSRYLKVATSTVCATTSPFDLLPHPAPVPSPPPAPEYF, encoded by the coding sequence ATGACACCACTGCGCCAACGCATGCTGCATGACATGCAGATCCGCAACCTTGCGGATAATACCCAGAAGTCCTATCTGATTCAGGTACGCAGTTTCGCCCGGCACTTCCGCCGCTCGCCCGAACTGCTGGGTCCCGACGAGATCCGGGCCTGGCTCGTCTACCTCCTCGAAGAGCGCAAGCTGGCACCCGCCAGTCTCGGCGCAACGATCGGTGCACTGCGCTTTCTTTACCGCGTGACGCTCAAGCGCGACTGGAGTGACGAGGACTTTCCCCTGCCCAGGAAGCCGTTCCGACTGCCCGTCGTCCTCAGCCTGGAGGAGATCACCACCTTCTTCGAGTCGGTCGCCAGTCTCAAGCACCGCACCATCCTGATGACCGCGTACGCCGCCGGACTGCGGGTGTCGGAAGTCGTGCATCTGAAGGTCACCGATATCGACAGCAAGCGCATGGTTATTCGTGTGAACCAGGGGAAGAACCGTAAGGATCGCTATGTAATGCTCTCGACGAGGCTACTCGAGATCCTGAGGCTGTACTGGCAGGACGCCCATCCGAAGGAATGGCTCTTTCCAGGCAGCATTCCGGGGCGGCCCATCACCCGCCATGCCGTGGGCGACGCATGCGAGCTTGCACGCAAGCGCAGCGGCATCACCAAACCCGTGACACCCCATTCTTTGCGACACGCGTTCGCCACGCATCTGCTGGAAGCCGGTACTGACGTGCGCCGGATCCAGCTGCTGATGGGCCATAGATCCCTATCGACAACGTCCCGGTACCTGAAGGTGGCCACCAGCACCGTGTGCGCCACCACCAGTCCCTTCGACCTGCTGCCGCACCCTGCACCCGTTCCATCCCCGCCACCTGCGCCCGAGTACTTCTGA
- a CDS encoding IS91 family transposase, which translates to MRPALEVADIFRQCGPSFRLSHAEGLSRVQRRVMSAIELCRTASLGAHLEQCDACGHQRISYDSCRNRHCPKCQSLARAQWLERRHAELLPSTEYFHVVFTLPESIAALAFQNKRTLYDLLFRASAETLRTIAADPKHLGAEIGFLTILHTWGQNLQHHPHVHCVVPGGGISPDGERWIACRPGFFLSVRVLSRLFRRLFLEQLRRAYDAGGLRLHGQFESLSDPVEFATWLAPAARAEWVVYAKPPFGGAEHVLDYLGRYTHRVAISNNRLLAFDGHTVQFRWKDYRHEPRQRTMTLTADEFIRRFLLHVLPDGFKRIRSYGWLANCHRADKLATCRQLLGVEAPAAAAAEPREDYRDRYQRLTGKSLRDCPVCGKGHMLRIEDIPGSLPRAPPGPTHAR; encoded by the coding sequence ATGCGGCCGGCGCTCGAAGTGGCGGACATTTTCCGCCAGTGTGGGCCCAGTTTCCGGCTATCCCATGCCGAGGGGCTCAGTCGTGTGCAGCGACGCGTGATGAGTGCCATCGAGCTGTGTCGTACCGCATCGCTTGGTGCCCATCTCGAGCAGTGCGATGCATGCGGCCATCAGCGCATCAGTTACGACTCATGTCGTAACCGGCACTGTCCGAAGTGCCAGTCACTCGCCCGCGCGCAATGGCTCGAACGCCGGCATGCGGAGCTCCTCCCCTCGACCGAGTATTTCCATGTCGTCTTCACACTTCCGGAATCCATCGCCGCTCTCGCGTTCCAGAACAAGAGGACGCTCTACGATCTGCTGTTTCGCGCCAGCGCCGAAACGTTGCGCACGATCGCCGCCGATCCGAAGCACCTAGGCGCCGAGATCGGCTTCCTCACGATCCTGCATACGTGGGGACAGAATCTGCAGCATCACCCTCATGTGCATTGCGTTGTGCCGGGCGGCGGCATCTCCCCGGACGGCGAGCGCTGGATCGCCTGCCGTCCCGGCTTCTTCCTGTCCGTGCGGGTCCTGTCACGGCTCTTTCGCCGCCTGTTTCTCGAACAGCTGCGCCGCGCTTACGACGCCGGCGGGCTGCGCCTGCACGGTCAGTTCGAATCCCTGAGCGATCCCGTCGAATTCGCAACCTGGCTTGCACCCGCGGCACGGGCGGAGTGGGTGGTCTACGCCAAGCCACCCTTTGGCGGTGCCGAACACGTGCTCGATTACCTGGGCCGCTACACCCACCGCGTCGCCATCTCCAACAACCGGCTGCTCGCCTTCGACGGGCACACCGTGCAGTTCCGCTGGAAGGACTACCGGCACGAGCCCAGACAAAGGACCATGACGCTCACGGCCGACGAGTTCATCCGTCGTTTCCTGCTGCATGTGCTGCCTGACGGCTTCAAGCGCATTCGCAGCTACGGGTGGCTCGCCAACTGCCACCGTGCCGACAAGCTCGCCACCTGCAGGCAGCTGCTCGGTGTCGAGGCTCCCGCCGCTGCCGCAGCCGAGCCCCGGGAAGACTACCGTGACCGCTACCAGCGACTCACCGGCAAGTCACTGCGCGACTGTCCCGTATGTGGCAAGGGACACATGCTCCGCATCGAAGACATACCCGGCAGCCTTCCACGAGCCCCGCCAGGTCCCACCCATGCGCGCTAG
- a CDS encoding tyrosine-type recombinase/integrase, translating into MSELHCALAEYLNLRRSLGYKLRRSEKLLKQFIDFFLATGAPAITIQHALTWACQPNDGSNNWWAYRLSAVRGFTKYLQATNPSIEVPPSDLLPWRPHRACPYLYREEEIIALIKAAGALSSPLRVATYQSLIGLLAVTGMRVGGAINLDLHDFDARNGTLIIRNAKFNKMREIPLHPTTVASLKRYLARRNRMASAEGTSALFISPTGSRLLYCNVQWTFQRVVRQAGLVSRTTHCRPRIHDMRHAFAVNTMLEAYRDGSNTQQRLTLLSTYLGHVSPASTYWYLSAAPELLAKAAERLEHLHGEQT; encoded by the coding sequence ATGAGCGAATTACATTGTGCTCTGGCTGAGTATTTGAATTTGCGCCGCTCGCTGGGCTACAAGCTGCGACGGTCGGAGAAGCTGCTGAAGCAATTCATTGATTTTTTCCTGGCCACAGGAGCACCGGCGATCACCATTCAACACGCTTTAACGTGGGCGTGCCAACCAAACGACGGCAGCAACAACTGGTGGGCCTATCGTCTATCGGCCGTTCGTGGATTCACTAAGTATCTGCAAGCCACCAATCCTTCCATCGAGGTTCCACCATCCGACTTATTGCCTTGGCGGCCGCACCGAGCCTGCCCGTATCTGTATCGTGAGGAAGAGATCATCGCCTTAATCAAGGCCGCCGGCGCGCTCAGCTCACCGCTACGAGTAGCAACCTACCAGAGCTTGATCGGATTGCTTGCCGTGACCGGGATGCGAGTGGGTGGAGCGATCAACCTCGATCTGCATGACTTCGATGCGCGCAATGGCACACTGATCATCAGAAATGCGAAGTTCAATAAGATGCGAGAAATTCCCTTGCACCCAACAACGGTCGCGTCGTTGAAGCGTTATCTCGCCCGCCGCAACCGAATGGCCAGCGCCGAGGGAACCTCTGCACTGTTCATATCTCCGACGGGCAGCCGGCTCCTGTACTGCAACGTTCAGTGGACCTTCCAGCGAGTGGTCCGCCAAGCAGGTCTCGTGTCGCGCACCACTCATTGTCGCCCCCGTATTCATGACATGCGTCATGCGTTCGCCGTTAATACGATGCTCGAGGCCTACCGAGATGGTTCGAACACGCAGCAACGCCTCACGCTGCTTTCAACTTATCTTGGGCACGTAAGCCCGGCATCGACCTATTGGTATCTGTCAGCAGCTCCGGAGCTACTCGCTAAGGCAGCCGAGCGTCTGGAGCATCTGCATGGAGAGCAAACATGA
- a CDS encoding YXWGXW repeat-containing protein: MTSTKSIRLLTSVLVATITCAAALTVAPAFAQAVIVAPMAPPPPRVEVMPAPRAGYVWDQGRWRWDHGRYVWVPGHWQPVRVGYRWVPGHWVQRGPNWRWVGGHWA; the protein is encoded by the coding sequence ATGACATCAACCAAATCGATCCGCCTACTGACCTCCGTGCTCGTTGCAACAATCACGTGCGCCGCCGCGCTGACGGTCGCGCCCGCCTTCGCGCAAGCGGTGATCGTGGCGCCTATGGCGCCGCCGCCACCGCGCGTCGAAGTGATGCCGGCGCCGCGTGCGGGCTACGTCTGGGATCAGGGCCGCTGGCGTTGGGACCACGGCCGTTATGTGTGGGTGCCCGGCCACTGGCAGCCGGTTCGCGTCGGGTATCGCTGGGTGCCGGGGCATTGGGTGCAGCGCGGCCCGAACTGGCGCTGGGTCGGAGGGCATTGGGCCTGA
- a CDS encoding periplasmic heavy metal sensor yields the protein MNGRSWKIVLVASLVLNVFLLGAIVGGAYQWFAAHGAMTPVLAQQRTALRFAAETLPAERQKAFVDGLKNARREGRQYARDGREGRHEVLRLLAAPQFDRAALDAALARTRAADSSLRAQVEGSVADFAATLSPEERVEFADSLKLRGQWREPQPAANAKKPPKPAASDASSEASGE from the coding sequence ATGAACGGCCGGTCATGGAAAATCGTGCTGGTGGCGTCGCTGGTGCTCAACGTGTTTCTGCTGGGTGCGATTGTGGGTGGTGCTTATCAATGGTTCGCGGCGCATGGCGCGATGACCCCGGTGCTGGCGCAGCAACGCACGGCGCTGCGCTTCGCCGCCGAAACGCTGCCAGCCGAACGTCAGAAAGCCTTTGTCGACGGCTTGAAGAATGCGCGCCGCGAGGGCCGGCAATATGCCCGCGATGGCCGCGAAGGGCGGCACGAAGTGTTGCGCCTGCTCGCCGCGCCGCAGTTCGATCGCGCGGCACTGGACGCGGCGCTGGCCCGCACGCGTGCAGCCGACAGCAGTTTGCGCGCGCAAGTGGAGGGCAGCGTGGCGGATTTTGCGGCAACGCTCTCGCCCGAGGAGCGCGTGGAATTCGCCGACAGCCTGAAGCTGCGCGGCCAGTGGCGTGAACCGCAGCCGGCCGCCAACGCGAAAAAGCCGCCGAAACCGGCCGCAAGTGACGCTTCGAGTGAAGCGTCGGGCGAATAA
- a CDS encoding tyrosine-type recombinase/integrase encodes MRTSPHSLATQMVRSGVALPEVAQVLRHRRLMTTSIYAKVDRDGLRLLARPWPGGAA; translated from the coding sequence GTGCGAACCAGCCCCCATTCGCTTGCAACCCAGATGGTTCGCTCGGGTGTTGCACTTCCCGAGGTCGCCCAGGTATTGCGTCATCGGCGCCTGATGACCACGTCAATCTACGCGAAGGTCGACCGGGATGGGCTGCGCCTGCTCGCCCGTCCGTGGCCGGGAGGTGCGGCATGA